The Pseudomonas sp. S06B 330 genome contains the following window.
GTTGCCACCCAGGCGCTCGACCACCCGTTCCTGCAGCAAACGCAGTAGTTTGACCTGTACATCCAGGCTCATGCTTTCGATTTCATCGAGAAACAGCGTGCCGCCATTGGCGAACTCGAACTTGCCGATTCGGCGTTTCTGCGCACCAGTGAACGCACCGGGTTCGTGGCCGAACAGTTCACTTTCGACCACCGATTCGGCCAGGGCGCCGGCATTGATAGCGACAAAAGGACCGTCGCGTCGGCTCGACAGGTCATGCAGCGCTCGGGCTACCACTTCCTTGCCTGCGCCCGTCTCGCCGAGGATCAGTACATCGGCGCGGGTGCCGGCCAGCGCGCCGATTTGCTCGCGCAGGCGCTGTATAGGCGACGAGTGGCCAACCAGCCGCGTACTCAGTTCCTGGCGGTCGCTCAGGGCCAGGCGCAGACTGCGGTTGTCCAGTACCAGGCGACGCAGGGCCAGGGCGCGGCGCACGCTGTCGAGCAGGGCATCGCTGGCGAAGGGTTTCTCGAGAAAATCATAGGCCCCAGCGCGCATGGCCTGTACCGCCAGGGGCACGTCGCCATGACCGGTAATCAGCAACACCGGCAGATCGGGGTCCTGGGCATGCACCTGTTGCAGCAGCTCCAGGCCATCGATGCCAGGCATGCGGATATCGCTGACCAGCACGCCTGGCCAGTCCGGTTCGATGCGTCCGGCCAGGTTCTGGGCATCGCTCAGGGACAAGACTTTAAGGCCGGCAAGATCCAGGGTCTGGCTCAGTGCCTGGCGCAGGTGTGGGTCGTCGTCGACCAGGATCACCTGTACCTGACTGTCAATGAGCGGCTCGGTTGTCATGCCGATGGGTCCTCCGAGGTTTGCAGGTTGGCGCCGGGTTTGGCCATGCGCAGTTGCAGGGTAAGCAGGGCGCCACCTTCGGGGTGGTTGCCAAGCAGCAACTCGCCGCCTAGCGCGCGCATCAAGGTATCGCAGATCGCCAGGCCCAGCCCAAGACCTTGGGTACGTGTCTTGGTGGTGAAAAAGGGCTCACGGGCACGGGCCAGCGCTTCGCTGGTGAAACCGGGACCGTTGTCGCGAATGTAGAGGTAGACGTTGCCGTCGCGCTGTTCGGCACTGAGCATGAGCCTGCGCGGGTTGGCTTTTTCGGTCAGGGCATCGAGGGCGTTGGCTAACAGATTTCCCAGTACCTGACGTAAGCGGGTCTCACCCGCCTGGACCCATAGCGTCGCGTCCGGCAGATCGCGCACCAACTCCACGGCCATGGCCCGGCGACGTTTGGCCAGCAGGGCCAAGGCGTCATCCAGCGCTGGCTGCAGTGCCACGCTTTCCGGCGCATGACGGTCACGACGAGCGAACGCACGCAGGTGGGCAATGATCGAGGCCATGCGCCCGGTCAGTTCGCTGATCAGCTTGAGGTTGCTGCGTGCGTCATCGGTGCGCTGATGGTCGAGGAGGATCTCGGCATTTTCTGCATAGCTGCGGATTGCCGCCAGCGGCTGATTGAGTTCGTGACTGATGCTTGCCGACATGGTCCCCAGTACCGACAGTTTGCCGGCCTGGACCAACTCGTCCTGGGCTCGCACCAATTCCTGCTGGGCTTGCTCACGCTCCAGTACTTCACTTTTCAGGCGGCTGTTCAGGCCTTCGAGGTCGGCGGTGCGTTCAATCACCCGCTTCTCCAGTTCCTGGCGTGCGTGAGCCTCGAAGTCGATGCGGTCCATGTAGTGACGTCGACGTTGCATGATCAAACCAAGCAACAGCATCAGTACCAGCAAGGCGGCGGCACCGATTGCGACCACGGTGTTTACCGAACGGTCGATCAAGGTTCTCGGTGCGAGGATGCTGACCTGCCAACCGGTTTCCTCGATAGCCTGGGTCTGGATCAACCAGGCTTGCTCGTTGAGGTTCAGGGGCTGAGGCGTCTGGGTCGGGTAGGGCTGGATGGCGGTAATCGCCTCGCGTTCAGCGTCGGTCAGCGGCCGGGTGGCACGGAAGCGCCAGTCTGGGCGGGAGGTCAGGATCACCACGCCGTTGTGGTCAGTCAGAAGTAACTGCTCGGGGGTTTTACCCCACAGGGTTTCGGTGTGATCCAGATCGACCTTAACTACC
Protein-coding sequences here:
- a CDS encoding sigma-54-dependent transcriptional regulator, with translation MTTEPLIDSQVQVILVDDDPHLRQALSQTLDLAGLKVLSLSDAQNLAGRIEPDWPGVLVSDIRMPGIDGLELLQQVHAQDPDLPVLLITGHGDVPLAVQAMRAGAYDFLEKPFASDALLDSVRRALALRRLVLDNRSLRLALSDRQELSTRLVGHSSPIQRLREQIGALAGTRADVLILGETGAGKEVVARALHDLSSRRDGPFVAINAGALAESVVESELFGHEPGAFTGAQKRRIGKFEFANGGTLFLDEIESMSLDVQVKLLRLLQERVVERLGGNQQIPLDIRIIAATKEDLRQAADQGRFRADLYYRLNVAPLRIPPLRERGDDILVLFQHFADAASARHGLSAHALQPAQRALLLRHNWPGNVRELQNAAERFALGLELALDGEAPPHFQEHPAIPGSGNLSEQVEHFERSLIAAELTQPHSSMRSLAEALGIPRKTLHDKLRKHGLSFADSNSSTDDLEDNRP
- a CDS encoding sensor histidine kinase, translated to MTKTPPLPRRPRWRSLALLAICLAPLLWPLQHLAKHYYQGELAGQNRQILDLYVANLLGTLHRYETLPQILGDLPALRAVLADPIRLETLTNANRLLKNIATQTGAEVMYLMDAKGNTLAASNWDKHDSFIGRNFAFRPYYTEAVAGRLGRFFGQGTTSAKRGYFFAAAVRDGDEIIGALVVKVDLDHTETLWGKTPEQLLLTDHNGVVILTSRPDWRFRATRPLTDAEREAITAIQPYPTQTPQPLNLNEQAWLIQTQAIEETGWQVSILAPRTLIDRSVNTVVAIGAAALLVLMLLLGLIMQRRRHYMDRIDFEAHARQELEKRVIERTADLEGLNSRLKSEVLEREQAQQELVRAQDELVQAGKLSVLGTMSASISHELNQPLAAIRSYAENAEILLDHQRTDDARSNLKLISELTGRMASIIAHLRAFARRDRHAPESVALQPALDDALALLAKRRRAMAVELVRDLPDATLWVQAGETRLRQVLGNLLANALDALTEKANPRRLMLSAEQRDGNVYLYIRDNGPGFTSEALARAREPFFTTKTRTQGLGLGLAICDTLMRALGGELLLGNHPEGGALLTLQLRMAKPGANLQTSEDPSA